A region from the Methylocystis iwaonis genome encodes:
- the rpsA gene encoding 30S ribosomal protein S1 produces the protein MSATTDRAPTREDFAALLEQSYGDNEAFEGSVIKGRVVAIEKDVAVIDIGLKTEGRVALKEFTGYGRDPAPAVGEEVEVYLERVENALGEAVISRDKARREESWVKLEKAFETNEKVEGVIFNQVKGGFTVDLDGAVAFLPRSQVDIRPIRDVGPLMNVPQPFHILKMDRRRGNIVVSRRTVLEESRAEQRHEIVANLEEGQVIDGVVKNITDYGAFVDLGGIDGLLHVTDIAWRRVNHPSEVLTIGQTVKVKIIKINHETHRISLGMKQLLEDPWQGIEAKYPIGAKFHGRVTNITDYGAFVELEPGIEGLVHVSEMSWTKKNVHPGKIVSTSQEVDVQVLEVDPVKRRISLGLKQTLQNPWEAFAEKHPVGSTVSGEVKNKTEFGLFIGLDGDVDGMVHLSDLDWNRPGEQVIEEYKKGDVINAQVLDVDVEKERISLGVKQLAGDPFATVGGGEDGGEVKKGAVVTCEVIEVKDSGIDVKITGADLTTFIKRSELARDRADQRPERFAVGEKVDARVTLFDRKARKVAVSIKALEVAEEKEAIAQYGSADSGASLGDILGAALKAREEGPKK, from the coding sequence ATGTCCGCCACGACCGATCGCGCCCCCACGCGCGAAGACTTTGCCGCCCTGCTCGAGCAGAGCTACGGCGATAACGAGGCTTTCGAAGGTTCCGTCATCAAGGGGCGCGTCGTCGCCATCGAGAAGGACGTCGCCGTCATCGACATCGGTCTGAAGACCGAAGGCCGCGTCGCCCTCAAGGAATTCACCGGCTACGGCCGCGACCCCGCTCCCGCCGTGGGCGAAGAGGTCGAGGTCTATCTGGAGCGCGTCGAGAACGCTCTGGGCGAAGCCGTCATCTCGCGCGACAAAGCGCGCCGCGAGGAGAGCTGGGTCAAGCTCGAAAAGGCCTTCGAGACCAATGAGAAGGTCGAGGGCGTCATCTTCAATCAGGTCAAGGGCGGCTTCACCGTCGATCTCGACGGCGCCGTGGCCTTCCTGCCGCGCTCGCAGGTGGACATTCGTCCGATCCGCGACGTCGGCCCGCTGATGAACGTGCCGCAGCCGTTCCATATCCTGAAGATGGACCGCCGCCGCGGCAACATCGTCGTCTCGCGCCGCACGGTGCTGGAGGAGAGCCGCGCCGAGCAGCGTCACGAGATCGTCGCCAACCTCGAAGAGGGGCAGGTGATCGACGGCGTCGTGAAGAACATCACGGATTACGGCGCCTTCGTGGATCTGGGCGGCATCGACGGCCTGCTGCATGTCACCGACATCGCGTGGCGCCGCGTCAACCATCCGTCCGAGGTGCTGACCATCGGTCAGACCGTCAAGGTGAAGATCATCAAGATCAATCACGAGACGCACCGCATCTCGCTCGGCATGAAGCAGCTCCTCGAGGATCCGTGGCAGGGCATCGAGGCCAAATATCCGATCGGCGCGAAGTTCCATGGCCGCGTGACCAACATCACCGACTACGGCGCCTTCGTGGAGCTGGAGCCGGGCATCGAGGGCCTGGTCCACGTCTCCGAAATGAGCTGGACCAAGAAGAACGTGCACCCCGGCAAGATCGTCTCGACGAGCCAGGAAGTCGACGTTCAGGTGCTCGAGGTCGATCCGGTCAAGCGCCGCATTTCTCTCGGCCTCAAGCAGACCCTGCAGAATCCGTGGGAAGCCTTCGCCGAGAAGCACCCCGTTGGTTCGACCGTCTCGGGCGAGGTCAAGAACAAGACCGAGTTCGGCCTCTTCATCGGCCTCGATGGCGACGTGGACGGCATGGTCCATCTCTCCGACCTCGACTGGAACCGTCCGGGCGAGCAGGTCATCGAAGAGTATAAGAAGGGCGACGTCATCAACGCTCAGGTTCTCGACGTCGACGTCGAGAAGGAGCGCATCTCGCTCGGCGTCAAGCAGCTTGCGGGCGATCCCTTCGCCACCGTGGGCGGCGGCGAGGACGGCGGCGAGGTCAAGAAGGGCGCCGTGGTCACCTGCGAGGTGATCGAGGTCAAGGACTCCGGCATCGACGTCAAGATCACCGGCGCGGATCTGACGACCTTCATCAAGCGCAGCGAGCTGGCGCGCGATCGCGCCGACCAGCGCCCCGAGCGCTTCGCCGTCGGCGAGAAGGTCGACGCCCGCGTCACCCTGTTCGACCGCAAGGCCCGCAAGGTCGCCGTCTCGATCAAGGCGCTGGAAGTCGCCGAAGAGAAGGAGGCGATCGCCCAATACGGCTCGGCCGACTCGGGCGCGTCGCTCGGCGACATCCTCGGCGCGGCGCTCAAGGCCCGCGAAGAGGGTCCGAAGAAGTAA